The following are encoded in a window of Candidatus Tanganyikabacteria bacterium genomic DNA:
- a CDS encoding carboxypeptidase regulatory-like domain-containing protein, with product MRRVITAGALVVAALACGCDLASVLRFPTAPGSGNKVPPPEPLVGQVQDADGKPAAGVKIEAFQAREAPPGIASNAQVMGLLGNAGAGLIGNAGSGLIGNAGSGLAGNAGAGLTGANPFRRVAFVGGTTDASGSFFFRPDSDDDFNFEATGTSAKAWKLKLRVAKAATASLTLKLAATGAIAGTVTPAGTGSQDVIVVVPGSIYFTYAGTDGKFQLDGIPAGRFELRAARAGYKAAAIDHPNSIVVKPGETATVSLTLEPK from the coding sequence GTGAGGAGGGTCATCACCGCTGGCGCCCTCGTCGTCGCCGCGCTCGCGTGCGGCTGCGATCTGGCGTCCGTCCTGCGCTTCCCGACGGCGCCCGGGTCCGGCAACAAGGTCCCGCCGCCCGAGCCCCTGGTCGGGCAGGTGCAGGATGCCGACGGCAAGCCGGCCGCCGGCGTGAAAATCGAAGCATTCCAGGCGCGCGAGGCCCCGCCGGGCATCGCCTCCAACGCCCAGGTCATGGGCCTGCTGGGCAATGCGGGCGCGGGCCTGATCGGCAACGCCGGGTCGGGCCTCATCGGCAACGCGGGCAGCGGCCTGGCGGGCAACGCCGGGGCCGGCCTGACCGGCGCCAACCCGTTTCGCCGCGTCGCGTTCGTCGGCGGGACGACCGACGCCAGCGGCTCGTTCTTCTTCCGGCCCGACAGCGACGACGATTTCAACTTCGAGGCGACCGGCACCTCGGCCAAGGCCTGGAAGCTCAAGCTGCGCGTGGCCAAGGCGGCGACGGCCAGCCTGACGCTCAAGCTCGCCGCCACCGGCGCGATCGCCGGCACGGTGACGCCCGCCGGCACCGGTTCGCAGGACGTCATCGTCGTGGTGCCGGGCTCGATCTATTTCACGTACGCCGGCACCGACGGCAAGTTCCAGCTCGACGGAATTCCGGCCGGCCGCTTCGAACTCCGCGCCGCGCGGGCCGGCTACAAGGCTGCCGCCATCGACCACCCGAACTCGATCGTGGTCAAGCCGGGCGAGACCGCCACGGTGAGCCTTACGCTGGAGCCGAAGTAG